GACCACACCACTCTTTATTATGCTGCACTGGCAGGGATTTACGAAGCTAAAAAACAGTACAACGATGCGGTAATAGCTTATAAAAGAGGTCTGACCTTTGGAAACAGCAATATTATTCATTATCGTTTGGGACTTTTATATGATATTAACCTGAAGCAGCCTAAAAATGCAGTTACTTATTATCGTTTGTACCTCAAGAACATTCCGGATCAGGAAAAGGAAAAGGAAAAAGAACAGATTGCTTATGCCAGAGACAGGATTACTTTGCTTGCTGTAAAATAGGGTTTCAGATTAAAATAAAATGTAAAGACCAGCCTTAATATACCATTTTCAATTCGTCAAAATACTGGATTTCTGTACGGTTCAACAGTTTTTTGATTTTGAGAGTAGATTTACAGTTTTTTGTAACTTCTGAATTACAGCCGGTATTTGAAAATTTTCAATCAATTGTTCCTATACTTTCACACACTTAAGATCAGTAGGTGAAGTAAAATATTTATGATAATCCAGTTTTTGTATGCTCTTTTGTGACGATAGTCACAAAGATAACTGCTCTTTATACATTAATTTTGCTTTTATAAAACAATCTATATGAGCAATATAAACCAAAATGTGGCAGAGCAATTTATTCAGTACTTGAATGAAGAAGATTTCGATAAGGCAGAAAGCTGTCTTGATCCTGATTTTAAATTTATTGGAGTTTTGGGTACAAGAGAGAAAGCTTCAGTGTATATGAAAGACATGAGGGAGATGAAATTTAAATATCAGATGATAAAGACCTTTACAGCCGATGAAGATACTTGTCTCTGGTATACCATTGATATGGGAAACAAGACTGTAGAGGCTTCAGGATGGTATCAAATCATTGAAGGAAAGATCCATTCCTTTAAAGTATTATTTGATCCAAGACCGCTGCTGAACGATCAGTAATCATCTTTCAAATAGCATATCAACCGTCAACCCTGTTCAAATAAATAGAATGAGATGGGTAATCATTATTCTGAATTAAAGATTTTGAATCCAGAGTAGGTATCAAATGGTTTATGGAACGGACTTTAGTCCGTTTCTTTGTAAATATAAGCTAATAAAGAGTAATCAAAAAATGCCCCAATACCTTTAAACTTGTTAAGTTTTGAACTTCGAATATTGAAACTTATGTCCACCCCACTTTTTTTCTCCAGGATACATATTCCTGATCCCTTCCATCAATTTCCGGAATTTTTTCCGGATCAGGAATCTGATTTATTTCTTTTTCGGATAATGGCAGCAAATTCATTTCCTCCCGTTCTCTGTTCAGGTTTTCTTTATGTTCCACTGGAAATGGGATTCCTCCGGCAATAAGCTGAGTTCCATATTTTTGAGGTTTTCCCTGAAAAAACTGAATCCGGTCATACAAATAGGCTTTATTTTTTAGATTAATGTCATGACTGTATTCCGACATCATCTTGTAACATTCCTTCATAAATTCTGGTTCACCAATGGAATGCTGAATAATAAGCCATGCAGCATCACTTGCTGTTGCCCCAACTTTTGAAATCGTTGGAAACCCTATTTTATCCATTATTTCCCGAAGTCTTTTAGCATTGGCTTTATGAATACGCTCCATTTCCGGATGATATCCTCCTGTTAACTTCCCTTCAGCAGATAGTTTTTCCCTTACTGCAAGATCATGTTCTGCAAGATCTATTAATTCTTTTTCAAATTTGAATTCCATTCTATTCTCAACTAAGGTTAGCGGTCTCTCAAAGCTACAAAAATGACTTTAAGAGATAAGCAACTTTGTATTTTATGAAATATTTTTAACAGTATCAAGAATAAACCTGATTCGTTTTTCTACCGTTACTTTGGGAACTTCAATGAGATGATAGCCAAATTCCCGATAAGTTTTATCCATGCATTCAAAGGTATATTGAGCCACTTCCAGCGTTTGCTTTCTTTCCGGATCATTTTCATAGATTTCTTTCCAGGGCGGAAGGATAAAAACGTTGCCGTTATAGTTCATTTTACGGGCTGTAATTTCCATTTCTTTGGGTACAGGAATCTTTTCCAGCTTCAGATAACCGATAGTATCTACTATTCCCCGATCGAAGAAAACAGGATCTGCACCAGCAATTGAATTCATTTTCTGAAAAGTTTTTACAGAAGCATCAAACATTAATTCAGCAAAAAGCTTTTTATTGAGCCATGGTAAACCTTCCCCATTGGAACTTTGCTGTTCTTTGATAATTCTCCGCCCTTCTTCAGGTACGGTAGTGAAACCAATATCATCTAGCCTGTTCAGCAAGGTTGTTTTACCGGCTCCCGGACCTCCCGTGAGGATATAGAAGTTTTGAACGGTATTATTATTTTTCATTTTTCAAATTGTATTGGGTTTAATCATTAGTAAAGATCAACATTTGATAGGGAGATAAAATCAGAAAAAAGATCTTGCTTTACAAGTCTGTAGATACGAGGAGTGATAAAAAGTAAAATCAGGAAGAAGTGAATGTCCCAACAGACAATGGTTGTAGAAAATCAGAATATTGTAGGGGTAATATTATAGTTCCAATAGAAACTCAATAAAACCTTGAATCTACCGGAGCTCCTACTTGTAAAGATAATTTATTTTTATGAAAATGAAAACTGAAGGATTTATTATTTCTTAGGTGGAAAAGTAATTCCCGCATCCTGAATCAGATCATACCCATACGTCATAATGGTTTCAATAACAGGAATTGCTTTTTTACCTTTCTCGGTAAGGCTGTACTCTACTTTTGGAGGAACAACAGGATATACTTCACGGTGAATCATTTCCTTGCTTTCCAGTTCCCGAAGCTGACTGGTCAACATTTTATCTGTGATATGAGGAATATCCTTTTTCAGCTCACTGAAACGAAGCGGCTTTTCTTGTAATCGCCACAAAATAGGCATCTTCCAGGTACCGCCAATATGACTTAAAGCAAATTCAATAGGCGTATAATACAATCTTTTATCATGGAAAAACTGAGGCATATTATTATTTTTTATCGTTACACTTTCTAAAAGGTACGTATATAACTTTCTAATAGTCTATTCTGCAAATTTGCACAAAAAATTATGAAATCGAAAAGCAATCTTTATGTGCTTGATAGGGAAGCTAAAAGAGGGAGCCTGGATGCTATTTTTCAGCCTGCAATTTCTAATAGACATACAAAAACCCTCGCTTTGGCAAGGGTTTGTTTTTAGTATTGTATTTCAGTTAAAATGATTGGACAGTTATTTATTCCTGCATAATTTTTTTAACTTCATTAAATTCATTTTCAATGATCGTATCAGGCTTATAAGTTAATAAGGAAACGATAATATTGGTGATTAAAGAAAGAATAAATCCAGGGATTATTTCATACCAGTCTTTCAACGGATGCTGAAGATATACCCATGCTAACACCGTAATTCCTCCAACCAGCATTCCGGCCAATCCTCCCTGCCATGTTGTTTTTTTCCATAAAAGAGACAATAAAATCAACGGCCCGAATGCAGAACCAAAACCTGCCCAGGCATTTCCTACCAGATTAAGGATACTGTCTTTAGGATCTAATGATAAAAGTACCGCAATAACGGCTACCAATAAAACGGAAAGTCTGCTGGCAACCAGAAGCTGCTTTGATGTTGCTTTTTTATTCAGGAACGCTTTATAAATATCCTCCGTTAAAGAGCTTGAAGTGACCAATAACTGAGAAGAAATAGTACTCATTACCGCTGCAAGAATCGCTGTCAACAGGAATCCTGCAATAAACGGATGGAATAAAACACGGGAAAAGTAAATAAAAATAGTTTCCGCCTCCGTTTTTGACCCATCGAACTTCATCATCGTTTCTATGTCAAACTTTTGCAGGTAAGCAATTCCTACCAATCCAATTGCTAAAGCTCCGGCCACAGTAAAAATCATCCAGGTAATCCCGATTCTTCTCGCTT
This Chryseobacterium sp. G0162 DNA region includes the following protein-coding sequences:
- a CDS encoding winged helix-turn-helix transcriptional regulator, translated to MPQFFHDKRLYYTPIEFALSHIGGTWKMPILWRLQEKPLRFSELKKDIPHITDKMLTSQLRELESKEMIHREVYPVVPPKVEYSLTEKGKKAIPVIETIMTYGYDLIQDAGITFPPKK
- a CDS encoding AAA family ATPase, whose translation is MKNNNTVQNFYILTGGPGAGKTTLLNRLDDIGFTTVPEEGRRIIKEQQSSNGEGLPWLNKKLFAELMFDASVKTFQKMNSIAGADPVFFDRGIVDTIGYLKLEKIPVPKEMEITARKMNYNGNVFILPPWKEIYENDPERKQTLEVAQYTFECMDKTYREFGYHLIEVPKVTVEKRIRFILDTVKNIS
- a CDS encoding nuclear transport factor 2 family protein codes for the protein MSNINQNVAEQFIQYLNEEDFDKAESCLDPDFKFIGVLGTREKASVYMKDMREMKFKYQMIKTFTADEDTCLWYTIDMGNKTVEASGWYQIIEGKIHSFKVLFDPRPLLNDQ
- a CDS encoding DUF6624 domain-containing protein; the encoded protein is MEFKFEKELIDLAEHDLAVREKLSAEGKLTGGYHPEMERIHKANAKRLREIMDKIGFPTISKVGATASDAAWLIIQHSIGEPEFMKECYKMMSEYSHDINLKNKAYLYDRIQFFQGKPQKYGTQLIAGGIPFPVEHKENLNREREEMNLLPLSEKEINQIPDPEKIPEIDGRDQEYVSWRKKVGWT